In the Mastacembelus armatus chromosome 17, fMasArm1.2, whole genome shotgun sequence genome, one interval contains:
- the cc2d1b gene encoding coiled-coil and C2 domain-containing protein 1B isoform X3, which translates to MFGKKKRAPQPKGQGAAAAKQMGLFVDLDPEEMMMGVEDNLDDPDLEAELASITGNKAAAGGRAKQKGKRPLPMEDIAKMADECMRDVDEDDDDENVEDDEDLLAELQEVVGEEEAEDTVTVSSTSSAKAESSHTETVEAPLLQQQDVKVSSAAPGSVQHTLEERVAMYKMALQNAKAAGEISKARRFDRGLKTLETMLAAVKKGKPVNEAEIPPPVATGAQSAAPRPTVPARPPPPVPTPSDQQVESEATTPPPAVAQTVTPTSEQQSSSTIIEEQAQEPAQVPQSSQGDANEATKMTVLERQKEYRMAALRAKKEGDVEQAKLYFKSSKMLDAVILALEKGEAVDLSGLPPSPGQGAAGNSAPVKEVSSGKNTETTQPAAAAPAPAAPKDVLEALEQRRAKYVEASTQAKASGDERKARMHDRIAKQYQSAIRAHKAGRAVDFDELPVPPGFPPIPGQKAPGAEQGFVAALEAASKLASTDAADVPDEDDDEEKEKESKPAAPQAPKKPTLEVPPAGVGQKRTPSASPDRAVAREAISPTAVQQLEFLEGRKKEYMKAALQAKQKNDMEQAKVFLRTAKSFDSIIEAARSGKTVDISTVPSPPGDEDEDFILVHHSDVQLSEKAEEVYTQLANILKEQREKCMTHSKQFTHLGNVSETTKFEKMAESCKKSLEILKLAQSRGLSPPKHHFEERSFHTVRIFPELSSTDMVVVIVKGMNLPAPNGIQANDLDAYIKFDFPYPSTEQPQRHKTAVIKNTNSPEYNQSFTLSINRNHRGLRRVVASKGLKLELLHKGGFLRSDKPIGTALVKLDKLESQSEIREIVEVMDGRKPTGGRVEVKVRLREPLSGKDMQTSTERWLVIDQTQVV; encoded by the exons atgtttgGTAAAAAGAAGAGAGCACCGCAGCCCAAAGGCCAGGGCGCTGCTGCAGCCAAGCAG ATGGGTTTGTTCGTAGACTTGGACCCCGAGGAGATGATGATGGGTGTGGAGGACAATCTGGATGATCCAGACTTGGAAGCTGAACTTGCTTCTATCACTGGAAATAAAGCTGCTGCCGGAGGGAGAGCCAAGCAGAAGGGGAAGA GGCCCCTGCCAATGGAGGACATTGCAAAAATGGCTGACGAGTGTATGAGAGATGTGGATGAGGACGACGATGATGAAAATGTGGAAGACGATGAAGATCTGTTg gcagagctgcaggaagTGGTGGGCGAGGAGGAAGCTGAGGATACTGTAACCGTTTCCTCCACATCCTCTGCCAAAGCTGAATCTTCTCACACTGAAACAGTAGAGGCCCCACTGCTGCAG cagcaggatgtaAAGGTCTCCTCAGCAGCACCAGGCAGCGTCCAGCACACCCTGGAGGAGAGAGTAGCCATGTATAAGATGGCCTTACAAAACGCCAAGGCTGCAGGGGAGATCTCCAAAGCTAGGAGATTTGATCGCGGTTTGAAG ACTTTGGAGACGATGTtagctgctgtgaaaaaagGGAAGCCTGTGAACGAGGCAGAAATCCCTCCACCTGTTGCCACCGGTGCTCAGAGTGCTGCCCCTCGGCCCACTGTTCCTGCACGACCGCCTCCCCCTGTACCCACGCCTTCAGATCAGCAGGTGGAGTCGGAGGCCACGACACCACCACCCGCTGTAGCACAGACTGTGACGCCCACCAGTGAACAGCAGTCATCCTCTACCATTATAGAGGAGCAGGCACAGGAACCTGCTCAAGTGCCTCAGTCCAGTCAGGGAGATG CGAACGAAGCAACCAAGATGACAGTTCTGGAGAGGCAGAAAGAATATAGGATGGCAGCTCTAAGAGCCAAGAAGGAGGGAGATGTGGAGCAAGCTAAACTTTACTTCAAGAGCAGCAAG ATGTTGGACGCAGTGATTTTGGCATTGGAGAAAGGAGAGGCGGTCGACCTGAGTGGCCTCCCACCATCTCCAGGACAGG GTGCAGCAGGAAACTCTGCTCCAGTGAAGGAAGTTTCCTctggaaaaaacacagagaccacccaaccagctgcagcagctccag CCCCTGCAGCCCCCAAAGACGTACTTGAGGCTCTCGAGCAGAGACGAGCCAAGTACGTGGAGGCGTCCACTCAGGCTAAAGCCAGCGGAGATGAACGCAAGGCCCGGATGCACGACCGTATAGCCAAG CAATACCAGAGTGCCATCCGAGCTCACAAAGCAGGAAGAGCAGTGGACTTTGACGAGCTGCCGGTGCCCCCTG gtttTCCTCCAATCCCGGGCCAGAAGGCGCCAGGAGCTGAGCAGGGATTTGTTGCTGCTCTGGAGGCAGCCAGTAAACTGGCCTCTACAGATGCTGCTGACGTAccagatgaagatgatgatgaggagaaagaaaaggag TCAAAGCCTGCAGCTCCACAAGCACCAAAGAAGCCCACATTAGAGGTCCCGCCTGCAGGTGTGGGACAGAAAAGGACTCCTTCAGCTTCACCTGACAGAGCAGTTGCAAGAGAAGCCATTTCACCAACAG CTGTCCAGCAGCTGGAGTTCCTGGAGGGTCGGAAGAAGGAGTACATGAAGGCGGCTCTGCAGGCGAAGCAGAAGAACGACATGGAGCAGGCCAAGGTCTTCCTCCGCACCGCCAAAAGCTTCGACTCCATCATAGAGGCAGCACGCAGTGGGAAAACCGTGGACATCAGCACG GTGCCGTCTCCTCCCGGAGACGAAGACGAGGACTTCATCCTGGTTCACCACAGCGACGTTCAGCTCTCCGAGAAAGCAGAGGAGGTTTACACGCAGCTGGCCAACATCCTCAAAGAGCAGCGCGAG AAATGTATGACTCATTCCAAGCAGTTCACGCACCTGGGGAACGTCTCCGAGACTACAAA GTTTGAGAAGATGGCGGAGAGTTGTAAGAAGAGTCTGGAGATCCTGAAACTGGCTCAGTCGAGGGGTCTGTCCCCTCCCAAGCATCACTTCGAGGAGAGATCGTTTCACACAGTCAG GATTTTTCCAGAGCTAAGCAGCACTGACATGGTTGTTGTTATCGTCAAAGGAATGAATCTTCCTGCACCAAATG gAATTCAAGCAAACGACCTGGACGCCTACATCAAGTTTGACTTCCCTTACCCCAGCACA GAGCAGcctcagagacacaaaacagctgTCATCAAGAACACTAACTCCCCAG AATACAACCAGAGCTTTACGCTGTCAATCAACCGTAACCACCGCGGCTTGAGGAGGGTGGTGGCGTCTAAAGGCCTCAAACTGGAGCTGCTGCATAAAGG GGGTTTCCTGCGGAGCGACAAACCGATCGGCACGGCCCTCGTGAagctggacaaactggagtCGCAGAGTGAAATCAGGGAAATCGTAGAG GTCATGGATGGTCGTAAGCCCACAGGGGGACGTGTTGAAGTGAAGGTCCGACTGCGGGAGCCTCTGAGTGGGAAGGACATGCAGACGAGCACAGAGCGCTGGCTGGTGATCGACCAGACACAG gTTGTTTAG
- the cc2d1b gene encoding coiled-coil and C2 domain-containing protein 1B isoform X2 codes for MFGKKKRAPQPKGQGAAAAKQMGLFVDLDPEEMMMGVEDNLDDPDLEAELASITGNKAAAGGRAKQKGKRPLPMEDIAKMADECMRDVDEDDDDENVEDDEDLLAELQEVVGEEEAEDTVTVSSTSSAKAESSHTETVEAPLLQQQQDVKVSSAAPGSVQHTLEERVAMYKMALQNAKAAGEISKARRFDRGLKTLETMLAAVKKGKPVNEAEIPPPVATGAQSAAPRPTVPARPPPPVPTPSDQQVESEATTPPPAVAQTVTPTSEQQSSSTIIEEQAQEPAQVPQSSQGDANEATKMTVLERQKEYRMAALRAKKEGDVEQAKLYFKSSKMLDAVILALEKGEAVDLSGLPPSPGQGAAGNSAPVKEVSSGKNTETTQPAAAAPAPAAPKDVLEALEQRRAKYVEASTQAKASGDERKARMHDRIAKQYQSAIRAHKAGRAVDFDELPVPPGFPPIPGQKAPGAEQGFVAALEAASKLASTDAADVPDEDDDEEKEKESKPAAPQAPKKPTLEVPPAGVGQKRTPSASPDRAVAREAISPTAVQQLEFLEGRKKEYMKAALQAKQKNDMEQAKVFLRTAKSFDSIIEAARSGKTVDISTVPSPPGDEDEDFILVHHSDVQLSEKAEEVYTQLANILKEQREKCMTHSKQFTHLGNVSETTKFEKMAESCKKSLEILKLAQSRGLSPPKHHFEERSFHTVRIFPELSSTDMVVVIVKGMNLPAPNGIQANDLDAYIKFDFPYPSTEQPQRHKTAVIKNTNSPEYNQSFTLSINRNHRGLRRVVASKGLKLELLHKGGFLRSDKPIGTALVKLDKLESQSEIREIVEVMDGRKPTGGRVEVKVRLREPLSGKDMQTSTERWLVIDQTQVV; via the exons atgtttgGTAAAAAGAAGAGAGCACCGCAGCCCAAAGGCCAGGGCGCTGCTGCAGCCAAGCAG ATGGGTTTGTTCGTAGACTTGGACCCCGAGGAGATGATGATGGGTGTGGAGGACAATCTGGATGATCCAGACTTGGAAGCTGAACTTGCTTCTATCACTGGAAATAAAGCTGCTGCCGGAGGGAGAGCCAAGCAGAAGGGGAAGA GGCCCCTGCCAATGGAGGACATTGCAAAAATGGCTGACGAGTGTATGAGAGATGTGGATGAGGACGACGATGATGAAAATGTGGAAGACGATGAAGATCTGTTg gcagagctgcaggaagTGGTGGGCGAGGAGGAAGCTGAGGATACTGTAACCGTTTCCTCCACATCCTCTGCCAAAGCTGAATCTTCTCACACTGAAACAGTAGAGGCCCCACTGCTGCAG cagcagcaggatgtaAAGGTCTCCTCAGCAGCACCAGGCAGCGTCCAGCACACCCTGGAGGAGAGAGTAGCCATGTATAAGATGGCCTTACAAAACGCCAAGGCTGCAGGGGAGATCTCCAAAGCTAGGAGATTTGATCGCGGTTTGAAG ACTTTGGAGACGATGTtagctgctgtgaaaaaagGGAAGCCTGTGAACGAGGCAGAAATCCCTCCACCTGTTGCCACCGGTGCTCAGAGTGCTGCCCCTCGGCCCACTGTTCCTGCACGACCGCCTCCCCCTGTACCCACGCCTTCAGATCAGCAGGTGGAGTCGGAGGCCACGACACCACCACCCGCTGTAGCACAGACTGTGACGCCCACCAGTGAACAGCAGTCATCCTCTACCATTATAGAGGAGCAGGCACAGGAACCTGCTCAAGTGCCTCAGTCCAGTCAGGGAGATG CGAACGAAGCAACCAAGATGACAGTTCTGGAGAGGCAGAAAGAATATAGGATGGCAGCTCTAAGAGCCAAGAAGGAGGGAGATGTGGAGCAAGCTAAACTTTACTTCAAGAGCAGCAAG ATGTTGGACGCAGTGATTTTGGCATTGGAGAAAGGAGAGGCGGTCGACCTGAGTGGCCTCCCACCATCTCCAGGACAGG GTGCAGCAGGAAACTCTGCTCCAGTGAAGGAAGTTTCCTctggaaaaaacacagagaccacccaaccagctgcagcagctccag CCCCTGCAGCCCCCAAAGACGTACTTGAGGCTCTCGAGCAGAGACGAGCCAAGTACGTGGAGGCGTCCACTCAGGCTAAAGCCAGCGGAGATGAACGCAAGGCCCGGATGCACGACCGTATAGCCAAG CAATACCAGAGTGCCATCCGAGCTCACAAAGCAGGAAGAGCAGTGGACTTTGACGAGCTGCCGGTGCCCCCTG gtttTCCTCCAATCCCGGGCCAGAAGGCGCCAGGAGCTGAGCAGGGATTTGTTGCTGCTCTGGAGGCAGCCAGTAAACTGGCCTCTACAGATGCTGCTGACGTAccagatgaagatgatgatgaggagaaagaaaaggag TCAAAGCCTGCAGCTCCACAAGCACCAAAGAAGCCCACATTAGAGGTCCCGCCTGCAGGTGTGGGACAGAAAAGGACTCCTTCAGCTTCACCTGACAGAGCAGTTGCAAGAGAAGCCATTTCACCAACAG CTGTCCAGCAGCTGGAGTTCCTGGAGGGTCGGAAGAAGGAGTACATGAAGGCGGCTCTGCAGGCGAAGCAGAAGAACGACATGGAGCAGGCCAAGGTCTTCCTCCGCACCGCCAAAAGCTTCGACTCCATCATAGAGGCAGCACGCAGTGGGAAAACCGTGGACATCAGCACG GTGCCGTCTCCTCCCGGAGACGAAGACGAGGACTTCATCCTGGTTCACCACAGCGACGTTCAGCTCTCCGAGAAAGCAGAGGAGGTTTACACGCAGCTGGCCAACATCCTCAAAGAGCAGCGCGAG AAATGTATGACTCATTCCAAGCAGTTCACGCACCTGGGGAACGTCTCCGAGACTACAAA GTTTGAGAAGATGGCGGAGAGTTGTAAGAAGAGTCTGGAGATCCTGAAACTGGCTCAGTCGAGGGGTCTGTCCCCTCCCAAGCATCACTTCGAGGAGAGATCGTTTCACACAGTCAG GATTTTTCCAGAGCTAAGCAGCACTGACATGGTTGTTGTTATCGTCAAAGGAATGAATCTTCCTGCACCAAATG gAATTCAAGCAAACGACCTGGACGCCTACATCAAGTTTGACTTCCCTTACCCCAGCACA GAGCAGcctcagagacacaaaacagctgTCATCAAGAACACTAACTCCCCAG AATACAACCAGAGCTTTACGCTGTCAATCAACCGTAACCACCGCGGCTTGAGGAGGGTGGTGGCGTCTAAAGGCCTCAAACTGGAGCTGCTGCATAAAGG GGGTTTCCTGCGGAGCGACAAACCGATCGGCACGGCCCTCGTGAagctggacaaactggagtCGCAGAGTGAAATCAGGGAAATCGTAGAG GTCATGGATGGTCGTAAGCCCACAGGGGGACGTGTTGAAGTGAAGGTCCGACTGCGGGAGCCTCTGAGTGGGAAGGACATGCAGACGAGCACAGAGCGCTGGCTGGTGATCGACCAGACACAG gTTGTTTAG
- the cc2d1b gene encoding coiled-coil and C2 domain-containing protein 1B isoform X1, which yields MFGKKKRAPQPKGQGAAAAKQMGLFVDLDPEEMMMGVEDNLDDPDLEAELASITGNKAAAGGRAKQKGKRPLPMEDIAKMADECMRDVDEDDDDENVEDDEDLLAELQEVVGEEEAEDTVTVSSTSSAKAESSHTETVEAPLLQGCRQQQDVKVSSAAPGSVQHTLEERVAMYKMALQNAKAAGEISKARRFDRGLKTLETMLAAVKKGKPVNEAEIPPPVATGAQSAAPRPTVPARPPPPVPTPSDQQVESEATTPPPAVAQTVTPTSEQQSSSTIIEEQAQEPAQVPQSSQGDANEATKMTVLERQKEYRMAALRAKKEGDVEQAKLYFKSSKMLDAVILALEKGEAVDLSGLPPSPGQGAAGNSAPVKEVSSGKNTETTQPAAAAPAPAAPKDVLEALEQRRAKYVEASTQAKASGDERKARMHDRIAKQYQSAIRAHKAGRAVDFDELPVPPGFPPIPGQKAPGAEQGFVAALEAASKLASTDAADVPDEDDDEEKEKESKPAAPQAPKKPTLEVPPAGVGQKRTPSASPDRAVAREAISPTAVQQLEFLEGRKKEYMKAALQAKQKNDMEQAKVFLRTAKSFDSIIEAARSGKTVDISTVPSPPGDEDEDFILVHHSDVQLSEKAEEVYTQLANILKEQREKCMTHSKQFTHLGNVSETTKFEKMAESCKKSLEILKLAQSRGLSPPKHHFEERSFHTVRIFPELSSTDMVVVIVKGMNLPAPNGIQANDLDAYIKFDFPYPSTEQPQRHKTAVIKNTNSPEYNQSFTLSINRNHRGLRRVVASKGLKLELLHKGGFLRSDKPIGTALVKLDKLESQSEIREIVEVMDGRKPTGGRVEVKVRLREPLSGKDMQTSTERWLVIDQTQVV from the exons atgtttgGTAAAAAGAAGAGAGCACCGCAGCCCAAAGGCCAGGGCGCTGCTGCAGCCAAGCAG ATGGGTTTGTTCGTAGACTTGGACCCCGAGGAGATGATGATGGGTGTGGAGGACAATCTGGATGATCCAGACTTGGAAGCTGAACTTGCTTCTATCACTGGAAATAAAGCTGCTGCCGGAGGGAGAGCCAAGCAGAAGGGGAAGA GGCCCCTGCCAATGGAGGACATTGCAAAAATGGCTGACGAGTGTATGAGAGATGTGGATGAGGACGACGATGATGAAAATGTGGAAGACGATGAAGATCTGTTg gcagagctgcaggaagTGGTGGGCGAGGAGGAAGCTGAGGATACTGTAACCGTTTCCTCCACATCCTCTGCCAAAGCTGAATCTTCTCACACTGAAACAGTAGAGGCCCCACTGCTGCAG GGCTGCAGG cagcagcaggatgtaAAGGTCTCCTCAGCAGCACCAGGCAGCGTCCAGCACACCCTGGAGGAGAGAGTAGCCATGTATAAGATGGCCTTACAAAACGCCAAGGCTGCAGGGGAGATCTCCAAAGCTAGGAGATTTGATCGCGGTTTGAAG ACTTTGGAGACGATGTtagctgctgtgaaaaaagGGAAGCCTGTGAACGAGGCAGAAATCCCTCCACCTGTTGCCACCGGTGCTCAGAGTGCTGCCCCTCGGCCCACTGTTCCTGCACGACCGCCTCCCCCTGTACCCACGCCTTCAGATCAGCAGGTGGAGTCGGAGGCCACGACACCACCACCCGCTGTAGCACAGACTGTGACGCCCACCAGTGAACAGCAGTCATCCTCTACCATTATAGAGGAGCAGGCACAGGAACCTGCTCAAGTGCCTCAGTCCAGTCAGGGAGATG CGAACGAAGCAACCAAGATGACAGTTCTGGAGAGGCAGAAAGAATATAGGATGGCAGCTCTAAGAGCCAAGAAGGAGGGAGATGTGGAGCAAGCTAAACTTTACTTCAAGAGCAGCAAG ATGTTGGACGCAGTGATTTTGGCATTGGAGAAAGGAGAGGCGGTCGACCTGAGTGGCCTCCCACCATCTCCAGGACAGG GTGCAGCAGGAAACTCTGCTCCAGTGAAGGAAGTTTCCTctggaaaaaacacagagaccacccaaccagctgcagcagctccag CCCCTGCAGCCCCCAAAGACGTACTTGAGGCTCTCGAGCAGAGACGAGCCAAGTACGTGGAGGCGTCCACTCAGGCTAAAGCCAGCGGAGATGAACGCAAGGCCCGGATGCACGACCGTATAGCCAAG CAATACCAGAGTGCCATCCGAGCTCACAAAGCAGGAAGAGCAGTGGACTTTGACGAGCTGCCGGTGCCCCCTG gtttTCCTCCAATCCCGGGCCAGAAGGCGCCAGGAGCTGAGCAGGGATTTGTTGCTGCTCTGGAGGCAGCCAGTAAACTGGCCTCTACAGATGCTGCTGACGTAccagatgaagatgatgatgaggagaaagaaaaggag TCAAAGCCTGCAGCTCCACAAGCACCAAAGAAGCCCACATTAGAGGTCCCGCCTGCAGGTGTGGGACAGAAAAGGACTCCTTCAGCTTCACCTGACAGAGCAGTTGCAAGAGAAGCCATTTCACCAACAG CTGTCCAGCAGCTGGAGTTCCTGGAGGGTCGGAAGAAGGAGTACATGAAGGCGGCTCTGCAGGCGAAGCAGAAGAACGACATGGAGCAGGCCAAGGTCTTCCTCCGCACCGCCAAAAGCTTCGACTCCATCATAGAGGCAGCACGCAGTGGGAAAACCGTGGACATCAGCACG GTGCCGTCTCCTCCCGGAGACGAAGACGAGGACTTCATCCTGGTTCACCACAGCGACGTTCAGCTCTCCGAGAAAGCAGAGGAGGTTTACACGCAGCTGGCCAACATCCTCAAAGAGCAGCGCGAG AAATGTATGACTCATTCCAAGCAGTTCACGCACCTGGGGAACGTCTCCGAGACTACAAA GTTTGAGAAGATGGCGGAGAGTTGTAAGAAGAGTCTGGAGATCCTGAAACTGGCTCAGTCGAGGGGTCTGTCCCCTCCCAAGCATCACTTCGAGGAGAGATCGTTTCACACAGTCAG GATTTTTCCAGAGCTAAGCAGCACTGACATGGTTGTTGTTATCGTCAAAGGAATGAATCTTCCTGCACCAAATG gAATTCAAGCAAACGACCTGGACGCCTACATCAAGTTTGACTTCCCTTACCCCAGCACA GAGCAGcctcagagacacaaaacagctgTCATCAAGAACACTAACTCCCCAG AATACAACCAGAGCTTTACGCTGTCAATCAACCGTAACCACCGCGGCTTGAGGAGGGTGGTGGCGTCTAAAGGCCTCAAACTGGAGCTGCTGCATAAAGG GGGTTTCCTGCGGAGCGACAAACCGATCGGCACGGCCCTCGTGAagctggacaaactggagtCGCAGAGTGAAATCAGGGAAATCGTAGAG GTCATGGATGGTCGTAAGCCCACAGGGGGACGTGTTGAAGTGAAGGTCCGACTGCGGGAGCCTCTGAGTGGGAAGGACATGCAGACGAGCACAGAGCGCTGGCTGGTGATCGACCAGACACAG gTTGTTTAG